Proteins from a single region of Segatella copri:
- a CDS encoding acetylxylan esterase: MPNAAGFIQRWLLLEPISMPVKSNVVFTDSYLKEIFHTQYFPKQMETVPKDGAVVKVGKEKLKWHALDSKLFNVKLFRFATSFKKPKYGVLFWAVTIIDCPEEMKDVRLSVGSNGASMWWLNGEEAVMLEGDRRMVRDDVVSKKLTLKKGRNILRGAVINGPGMSDFCVRFIDGQGKPVRNLSIHVK, from the coding sequence ATGCCTAATGCGGCTGGCTTTATTCAGAGATGGTTGCTCCTGGAGCCCATCTCTATGCCGGTCAAGAGCAATGTCGTTTTTACTGATTCTTATCTGAAGGAGATATTCCATACGCAGTATTTCCCTAAACAGATGGAAACAGTTCCTAAGGATGGAGCCGTCGTGAAGGTGGGCAAGGAAAAACTGAAATGGCATGCGCTGGACAGTAAACTGTTTAATGTGAAGCTCTTCCGTTTCGCCACTTCGTTTAAGAAACCCAAGTATGGTGTCTTGTTCTGGGCGGTTACCATTATCGATTGCCCTGAGGAGATGAAAGACGTCCGCTTGTCTGTTGGCTCGAATGGTGCGTCCATGTGGTGGCTCAATGGTGAGGAGGCGGTGATGCTCGAAGGCGACCGAAGAATGGTTCGCGATGATGTGGTTTCTAAGAAGCTTACCTTGAAGAAAGGTAGGAATATCCTTCGTGGTGCGGTAATCAATGGTCCTGGTATGAGCGACTTCTGTGTCCGATTCATCGACGGACAGGGCAAGCCTGTCAGAAACCTGTCTATTCACGTGAAGTAG